In Panicum virgatum strain AP13 chromosome 4N, P.virgatum_v5, whole genome shotgun sequence, a single window of DNA contains:
- the LOC120669573 gene encoding uncharacterized protein LOC120669573 has product MSVWGNIRNKVKKLDSSSRSRSSRASSASWDDMSVDSVRRPSRSQEEEEEAPASPAVPRPHLKIRVLTTVDQIVVRTDYKRDAFELLKRQSYSHAKRFDTKSLMRTGLRQDMNRAFTDAGWSRFANITEPCSHFLTMELLTTLHVETVGNETKIHFHFFNEFFEMPIRYFSNALGFSKKCTLEATALTEEHDYDRSAWWNEISDEPVSSKNIIVYIHNSTLRVLAKYLAMVVFSRADLRLCSSLELMCMFAMAKKICSFEYDYPLTQGLSDLTARVGALELHQEEIGLNLDHNTSLTQENWGMLSSMSYDWHQCTYYPHHIQTNSPELR; this is encoded by the coding sequence ATGTCGGTCTGGGGGAACATCCGGAACAAGGTGAAGAAGCTCGACTCGTCATCCCGATCCCGGAGTTCGCGAGCGTCATCAGCCTCTTGGGATGACATGTCGGTGGACTCAGTCCGCCGACCGTCACGATcccaggaagaagaggaggaagccccTGCCTCTCCAGCAGTCCCGAGGCCCCACCTCAAAATTAGAGTTCTGACTACGGTCGACCAGATCGTAGTCCGGACCGATTACAAGCGAGATGCCTTCGAGCTGCTGAAGAGGCAGTCGTACAGCCACGCCAAGCGGTTCGATACAAAATCCCTCATGAGGACGGGACTCCGCCAGGACATGAATCGCGCATTCACGGATGCGGGATGGTCGCGTTTCGCCAACATCACTGAACCATGTTCGCATTTTCTTACCATGGAATTACTAACAACGCTGCATGTTGAAACGGTTGGAAATGAAACTAAAATACACTTTCACTTTTTCAACGAGTTCTTTGAAATGCCAATCAGATACTTTAGTAATGCACTGGGAtttagtaagaaatgcaccttaGAGGCTACTGCATTAACAGAAGAACATGATTATGACCGTAGTGCTTGGTGGAATGAAATCTCAGATGAACCAGTAAGTAGTAAGAACATCATTGTTTATATCCATAATTCAACTCTGAGAGTCCTAGCCAAGTACCTTGCTATGGTAGTCTTTTCCCGAGCAGACCTCAGACTGTGTAGCTCCTTGGAGCTCATGTGCATGTTCGCTATGGCAAAGAAGATTTGCTCCTTTGAGTACGACTACCCGCTCACGCAGGGGCTGTCGGATCTCACTGCCCGGGTGGGTGCCTTGGAGTTACATCAGGAGGAGATAGGACTCAACCTCGATCACAACACCAGCCTCACACAAGAGAACTGGGGGATGCTATCCTCTATGTCCTATGACTGGCACCAATGTACCTACTACCCCCACCACATCCAGACCAACAGTCCTGAGCTTCGTTGA
- the LOC120669572 gene encoding protein FAR1-RELATED SEQUENCE 9-like isoform X1 translates to MERGAESSPMLPAQTMTERNLKSYQEMSGANRESGMGQGNESANGESYGLVASPMNKVREARKEADLTIVEMENTSRGDTDLEERYGIMLAPEHEVREHGNLTTQESLQSPIFLWNDTEINRQSEIQVPGAGETFVQELGQENGNVILNEGDEDLNECQKDQAEAEADGDEDYMFPSPEEMEKARPPEVGMIFSTLQDAHRFISVYGQVTGFAVIKGTNYKHKKITFVCNKSRKARENDTRQRKRRRDAIEHTQCRMKMTVKLVADRWEVTAAMNEHNHPLWCSPLLTRFFMSHKDMSDEERHFSRILQESRIKPAMIMEIFRKLQGRFKNVPVRKVDVNNLKQSDRLMKTRNTDIGCTLEHVRRLQKEQPGFYYTMKTDEDCTIRSIFWTDARARLGYALYGDFIHFNTTYRTNAYHMPFASLIGINGHGKPTVFGWALLENGEAETFSWLFRTFLDVMDGKKPSIIITHQDSAIQKSIAEVFPTVFHRFSMWHVVKEAAAEVGGFMVNRPGMEAELTRLITNSLTTEAFENGWKGMLQKYTAELNEHLKHMYWTRSMWVPVYFKHVFFPFIRSFGHCESTHSIFKDCVLQEDTIETFISQYNIFQEEAVSIDRFESTLQKPIYCTRQLIERRAAEIYTMGLFSKFQKELLDASAFNVFENEKDRIYTVQRVVDYEDAEFPNDSFTIEVDMKNKTFNCICSKFERDGILCCHVLRLFTQFGINEIPEHYIKQRWTKNREQELQKLCIEKTGSTASQNSLRYAMLMNRMAETCASVSKDPNKSQIFLEELERIQQKMSSMA, encoded by the exons ATGGAAAGAGGTGCAGAATCAAGCCCCATGCTGCCTGCTCAAACTATGACCGAGAGGAATTTGAAATCTTACCAG GAAATGAGTGGTGCTAATAGAGAATCGGGAATGGGCCAAGGGAATGAATCAGCAAATGGAGAATCTTATGGCCTTGTGGCATCTCCTATGAATAAG GTCCGTGAAGCACGGAAAGAAGCAGACTTGACAATAGTAGAAATGGAG AATACAAGCAGAGGGGACACAGATTTGGAAGAAAGATATGGAATCATGCTTGCTCCTGAACATGAGGTTAGAGAACATGGAAATCTTACAACTCAAGAAAGCTTGCAG TCACCTATTTTCCTATGGAATGATACCGAAATAAACAGGCAATCAGAAATACAGGTCCCGGGAGCTGGAGAGACATTTGTTCAG GAGCTGGGCCAAGAGAATGGGAATGTCATCCTAAATGAAGGAGATGAAGACCTCAATGAATGCCAAAAAGATCAAGCTGAAGCAGAAGCTGATGGTGATGAAGACTATATGTTTCCAAGTCCCGAAGAAATGGAGAAGGCTAGGCCTCCAGAGGTTGGCATGATATTTTCCACACTACAAGATGCTCATCGTTTTATCAGTGTCTATGGGCAAGTTACTGGATTCGCTGTGATTAAAGGAACGAATTACAAGCACAAGAAGATAACATTTGTGTGCAACAAAAGTAGGAAAGCAAGAGAGAATGATACAAGACAGAGGAAGCGGAGAAGAGATGCCATTGAACACACTCAATGTCGCATGAAGATGACTGTGAAACTTGTTGCTGACAGATGGGAGGTTACAGCAGCTATGAATGAGCATAACCACCCACTTTGGTGTTCGCCCTTATTGACCAGATTTTTCATGAGCCACAAGGACATGTCTGATGAAGAGAGACACTTCTCAAGAATATTGCAGGAAAGCAGAATTAAGCCGGCAATGATAATGGAAATTTTCAGGAAATTACAGGGGAGATTCAAGAATGTACCTGTCAGGAAAGTGGATGTCAACAACTTGAAACAGTCTGACAGACTGATGAAGACTAGGAATACAGATATTGGATGCACACTAGAGCATGTGAGAAGATTGCAAAAGGAGCAACCTGGGTTCTACTACACTATGAAGACTGATGAAGATTGCACTATAAGAAGTATCTTTTGGACAGATGCACGAGCTAGACTTGGTTATGCTTTATATGGAGATTTCATTCATTTTAATACAACTTATAGGACCAATGCATACCACATGCCATTTGCGTCACTAATTGGAATTAATGGGCATGGTAAGCCAACTGTATTTGGTTGGGCTTTGCTTGAAAATGGTGAGGCAGAGACATTCTCTTGGTTATTCAGGACGTTCTTGGATGTCATGGATGGCAAGAAACCAAGTATTATAATTACACATCAGGATTCAGCTATACAGAAATCAATTGCAGAGGTATTCCCTACAGTTTTTCATCGGTTCAGCATGTGGCATGTGGTGAAGGAAGCTGCAGCTGAAGTTGGAGGTTTTATGGTTAACAGACCTGGAATGGAAGCTGAGCTGACACGTCTTATTACAAATTCTTTAACTACTGAAGCATTTGAGAATGGTTGGAAAGGAATGCTTCAGAAATATACTGCAGAATTGAATGAACACTTGAAGCACATGTATTGGACAAGGTCTATGTGGGTGCCAGTTTACTTCAAACATGTATTTTTCCCATTTATACGTTCCTTTGGACACTGTGAGAGCACACATTCAATTTTCAAGGACTGTGTTCTGCAAGAGGATACCATAGAAACCTTCATCAGTCAGTATAACATTTTCCAAGAGGAGGCTGTTAGCATTGATAGATTTGAGTCAACTCTGCAAAAGCCAATATACTGTACTAGACAACTAATAGAAAGGCGTGCGGCAGAAATTTACACAATGGGGCTGTTCTCCAAATTTCAGAAAGAGCTACTTGATGCATCAGCTTTCAATGTTTTCGAAAATGAGAAGGACAGAATCTATACAGTGCAGAGAGTCGTGGACTATGAGGATGCTGAATTTCCCAATGATTCCTTCACTATTGAAGTTGACATGAAAAATAAGACATTTAACTGCATATGTTCAAAGTTTGAGCGAGATGGAATACTTTGTTGCCATGTTCTTAGGCTCTTCACCCAGTTTGGAATTAACGAGATACCTGAACACTACATCAAGCAGAGGTGGACAAAGAACAGGGAGCAGGAGTTACAAAAACTTTGCATAGAAAAGACAGGATCAACGGCTTCACAAAATTCCCTGAGATATGCTATGCTTATGAATAGGATGGCCGAAACTTGTGCTTCTGTAAGCAAGGatccaaataaaagtcaaaTATTCTTGGAAGAGCTTGAAAGGATCCAGCAGAAGATGTCAAGCATGGCATAG
- the LOC120670710 gene encoding FCS-Like Zinc finger 16-like gives MSTATRKRPRNSGSASRSSGGSTPSPSPFAMRRTTSLSDLAAPPQEMVAGRAPARTAMGEASAAGAGSSVWGAGMKRHSASADCFTVPEAAFLKVCGLCERGLGPGRDTFIYMGEVAFCSQECRQHKMNLDELREKKCSTPAGGGGGDGSDPSGKSSTIAAA, from the exons ATGTCCACGGCCACGAGGAAGCGTCCCCGGAACAGCGGCTCCGCGTCCcggagcagcggcggctccacgccgtcgccgtcgccgttcgCCATGCGGCGGACCACGAGCCTGTCGGACCTCGCGGCCCCGCCGCAGGAGATGGTGGCCGGGCGCGCGCCCGCGCGGACGGCGATGGGTGAGGCGTCCGCGGCCGGGGCGGGGTCGTCCGTGTGGGGCGCCGGGATGAAGCGGCACTCGGCGTCGGCGGACTGCTTCACCGTGCCGGAGGCGGCGTTCCTCAAGGTCTGCGGGCTCTGCGAGCGCGGCCTCGGGCCCGGACGCGACACCTTCATCTACAT GGGTGAGGTGGCCTTCTGCAGCCAGGAGTGTAGGCAGCATAAGATGAACCTCGATGAGCTCAGGGAGAAGAAGTGCTCcactccggccggcggcggaggcggtgacGGCTCAGACCCGTCCGGCAAAAGCAGCACCATAGCAGCTGCTTAG
- the LOC120669572 gene encoding protein FAR1-RELATED SEQUENCE 9-like isoform X2, giving the protein MERGAESSPMLPAQTMTERNLKSYQEMSGANRESGMGQGNESANGESYGLVASPMNKNTSRGDTDLEERYGIMLAPEHEVREHGNLTTQESLQSPIFLWNDTEINRQSEIQVPGAGETFVQELGQENGNVILNEGDEDLNECQKDQAEAEADGDEDYMFPSPEEMEKARPPEVGMIFSTLQDAHRFISVYGQVTGFAVIKGTNYKHKKITFVCNKSRKARENDTRQRKRRRDAIEHTQCRMKMTVKLVADRWEVTAAMNEHNHPLWCSPLLTRFFMSHKDMSDEERHFSRILQESRIKPAMIMEIFRKLQGRFKNVPVRKVDVNNLKQSDRLMKTRNTDIGCTLEHVRRLQKEQPGFYYTMKTDEDCTIRSIFWTDARARLGYALYGDFIHFNTTYRTNAYHMPFASLIGINGHGKPTVFGWALLENGEAETFSWLFRTFLDVMDGKKPSIIITHQDSAIQKSIAEVFPTVFHRFSMWHVVKEAAAEVGGFMVNRPGMEAELTRLITNSLTTEAFENGWKGMLQKYTAELNEHLKHMYWTRSMWVPVYFKHVFFPFIRSFGHCESTHSIFKDCVLQEDTIETFISQYNIFQEEAVSIDRFESTLQKPIYCTRQLIERRAAEIYTMGLFSKFQKELLDASAFNVFENEKDRIYTVQRVVDYEDAEFPNDSFTIEVDMKNKTFNCICSKFERDGILCCHVLRLFTQFGINEIPEHYIKQRWTKNREQELQKLCIEKTGSTASQNSLRYAMLMNRMAETCASVSKDPNKSQIFLEELERIQQKMSSMA; this is encoded by the exons ATGGAAAGAGGTGCAGAATCAAGCCCCATGCTGCCTGCTCAAACTATGACCGAGAGGAATTTGAAATCTTACCAG GAAATGAGTGGTGCTAATAGAGAATCGGGAATGGGCCAAGGGAATGAATCAGCAAATGGAGAATCTTATGGCCTTGTGGCATCTCCTATGAATAAG AATACAAGCAGAGGGGACACAGATTTGGAAGAAAGATATGGAATCATGCTTGCTCCTGAACATGAGGTTAGAGAACATGGAAATCTTACAACTCAAGAAAGCTTGCAG TCACCTATTTTCCTATGGAATGATACCGAAATAAACAGGCAATCAGAAATACAGGTCCCGGGAGCTGGAGAGACATTTGTTCAG GAGCTGGGCCAAGAGAATGGGAATGTCATCCTAAATGAAGGAGATGAAGACCTCAATGAATGCCAAAAAGATCAAGCTGAAGCAGAAGCTGATGGTGATGAAGACTATATGTTTCCAAGTCCCGAAGAAATGGAGAAGGCTAGGCCTCCAGAGGTTGGCATGATATTTTCCACACTACAAGATGCTCATCGTTTTATCAGTGTCTATGGGCAAGTTACTGGATTCGCTGTGATTAAAGGAACGAATTACAAGCACAAGAAGATAACATTTGTGTGCAACAAAAGTAGGAAAGCAAGAGAGAATGATACAAGACAGAGGAAGCGGAGAAGAGATGCCATTGAACACACTCAATGTCGCATGAAGATGACTGTGAAACTTGTTGCTGACAGATGGGAGGTTACAGCAGCTATGAATGAGCATAACCACCCACTTTGGTGTTCGCCCTTATTGACCAGATTTTTCATGAGCCACAAGGACATGTCTGATGAAGAGAGACACTTCTCAAGAATATTGCAGGAAAGCAGAATTAAGCCGGCAATGATAATGGAAATTTTCAGGAAATTACAGGGGAGATTCAAGAATGTACCTGTCAGGAAAGTGGATGTCAACAACTTGAAACAGTCTGACAGACTGATGAAGACTAGGAATACAGATATTGGATGCACACTAGAGCATGTGAGAAGATTGCAAAAGGAGCAACCTGGGTTCTACTACACTATGAAGACTGATGAAGATTGCACTATAAGAAGTATCTTTTGGACAGATGCACGAGCTAGACTTGGTTATGCTTTATATGGAGATTTCATTCATTTTAATACAACTTATAGGACCAATGCATACCACATGCCATTTGCGTCACTAATTGGAATTAATGGGCATGGTAAGCCAACTGTATTTGGTTGGGCTTTGCTTGAAAATGGTGAGGCAGAGACATTCTCTTGGTTATTCAGGACGTTCTTGGATGTCATGGATGGCAAGAAACCAAGTATTATAATTACACATCAGGATTCAGCTATACAGAAATCAATTGCAGAGGTATTCCCTACAGTTTTTCATCGGTTCAGCATGTGGCATGTGGTGAAGGAAGCTGCAGCTGAAGTTGGAGGTTTTATGGTTAACAGACCTGGAATGGAAGCTGAGCTGACACGTCTTATTACAAATTCTTTAACTACTGAAGCATTTGAGAATGGTTGGAAAGGAATGCTTCAGAAATATACTGCAGAATTGAATGAACACTTGAAGCACATGTATTGGACAAGGTCTATGTGGGTGCCAGTTTACTTCAAACATGTATTTTTCCCATTTATACGTTCCTTTGGACACTGTGAGAGCACACATTCAATTTTCAAGGACTGTGTTCTGCAAGAGGATACCATAGAAACCTTCATCAGTCAGTATAACATTTTCCAAGAGGAGGCTGTTAGCATTGATAGATTTGAGTCAACTCTGCAAAAGCCAATATACTGTACTAGACAACTAATAGAAAGGCGTGCGGCAGAAATTTACACAATGGGGCTGTTCTCCAAATTTCAGAAAGAGCTACTTGATGCATCAGCTTTCAATGTTTTCGAAAATGAGAAGGACAGAATCTATACAGTGCAGAGAGTCGTGGACTATGAGGATGCTGAATTTCCCAATGATTCCTTCACTATTGAAGTTGACATGAAAAATAAGACATTTAACTGCATATGTTCAAAGTTTGAGCGAGATGGAATACTTTGTTGCCATGTTCTTAGGCTCTTCACCCAGTTTGGAATTAACGAGATACCTGAACACTACATCAAGCAGAGGTGGACAAAGAACAGGGAGCAGGAGTTACAAAAACTTTGCATAGAAAAGACAGGATCAACGGCTTCACAAAATTCCCTGAGATATGCTATGCTTATGAATAGGATGGCCGAAACTTGTGCTTCTGTAAGCAAGGatccaaataaaagtcaaaTATTCTTGGAAGAGCTTGAAAGGATCCAGCAGAAGATGTCAAGCATGGCATAG